A segment of the Candidatus Thermoplasmatota archaeon genome:
AACCTCATCCTCATCATCAGACTCAGTTTGAAGAAGAAAGGATTTCCGATGATTTTACATGCATTCCGAGACATCATTGCAGACCAGATTATCGGTCGATAACAGATTTTGGGTTAGCGGTAGCTAGGTCAATATTTATGTTTTCTTAAGGGGAACAGGGATGTAGAAAGTCTTTTCAACAATGATATGTGACTGCATTAATCATGATCACTATTATAAGACAAAAGCAAACATAGTGACTGATGACATCCACTTGCCGAACTACTGAGTATAGATAAATGAGTAACGAGATCAGTGAAAAAGTAATACCTAAACAAATGAGAAAGATAACCACATAATATGGACTGGACGGGATTTGAACCCGTGGCCTCCGCCTTGCGAAGGCGGCGATCTTCCGCTGATCTACCAGCCCATAATAAAGCTTAGAATAAAATTGGTTATTTTCACTGTTTCTCATGTTAACAAGTTACAACTGGTTTATTTTTAGCCTTTTTTAATGCTTCTACTACTGCTAGTTTGTCTCCCATCATAAACTTTTCTAGTGCACCGCCACCTGTGCTAACATGTGATATTTTATCCTTGATTTTTAGTTGTTCTATCGCCGCGACCGTATGCCCTCCGCCAGCTATAGAAAACGCTTTTGAGCTGGCGATGAATTTGAATATCTCTTCTGTTCCTTTTCTAAACAAAGGATTTTCAAAAACGCCACAAGGCCCTGATAAAAAAATTGTTTTAGCATTCTTTAACACTTTTTTGTAGTTTTTTATGGTTTTTTCACCGATGTCAAAGAGGTTGTTTGTAGCTGGTAAATCTTTAAGGTCAATTTCTTTTCTTTTTCCATTCTCTTCTATTGCAAAATCAACTGGTAGATAGATATCGTTTTTATATCTGAAAAAAACCTTTTTGATTTCGTTGAATAATTCTGGGGTTCCTTCTTCACCGAATGCCGCATCATTTTTCTCACCTAGATTTATGCCTTGTGCTTTTAGGAAAGCATTTGCTGTAAGACCTGTTAGGAGAACTTTATCAGCTGTTTTGTTTGAAAGAACACGGTCGATTGTTACTATAACATCGGCAAATTTTGCTCCACCGAAAAGAAACACGGATGG
Coding sequences within it:
- a CDS encoding phosphoglycerate kinase, with the translated sequence MKEYNTLDDFNIENKTVLLRVDFNMPLDKKTLDIIDDTRIRLALPTIQELVKKKAKTVILAHQGKQGSWDFTSMEKHAKTLEKLMGKPVTFVDDIFGDKAINAIKNLKPGDILFLDNVRKFPGETEKKPPEEHAKSDLIRALAPLADLYVNDAFAAAHRGQCSLTGFTAVLPSCAGRLMEKELMTLEKAVNNPAKPSVFLFGGAKFADVIVTIDRVLSNKTADKVLLTGLTANAFLKAQGINLGEKNDAAFGEEGTPELFNEIKKVFFRYKNDIYLPVDFAIEENGKRKEIDLKDLPATNNLFDIGEKTIKNYKKVLKNAKTIFLSGPCGVFENPLFRKGTEEIFKFIASSKAFSIAGGGHTVAAIEQLKIKDKISHVSTGGGALEKFMMGDKLAVVEALKKAKNKPVVTC